The nucleotide sequence GCGCTGGACTTCGCCTACGCCATCCACACCGCCGTGGGCGACCGCTGCATCGGCGCCAAGATCGACGGCAAGATCGTCCCCCTGCGGCGCTCGCTGGAAAGCGGCGAGGTGGTGGAGATCCTCACGCGCAAGGACGCGCGCCCGAGCCGCGACTGGCTCAACTTCGTCAAGACCAGCAAGGCCGTCAGCCGCATCAAGCGGCGTCTGCGCGAGCGCGAGCTGGTTCAGTCGCTGGAGCTGGGGCACGAGCTGCTCGAGCGCGAGTTCAGGCGCCAGCATCGCCCCGTGCCCGACGAGTCGCAGCTCGGCGAGGTGGCCGAGGCGCTGGGGGTGGAGAACGCCGAGCGGGTGGTGGAGGGCGTCGGCCGCGGCAACCTGTCGGCGGCGTCCGTGCTCAACCGCCTCTATCCGCCCGAGGAGCGCGAGGCGCCGGTCTTCGACGAGGAGCTCTCCACGAAGCTGCGCCGCGACTCCGTGCGCGGCGTGCGCGTGGAGGGCCACGGCAACATGATGATCCGCTTCGCCGGCTGCTGCAGCCCGGTGCCCGGCGACGCCATCGTCGGCGTGGTGACGCGCGGCCGCGGCATCAGCGTGCACCGCAGCGACTGCATCAACGTGGTGGGCAACGCCGTGCTCGAGGAGCGGCGCGTGTCGGTGGAGTGGGACGTCGGGCAGCAGGAGACCTTCCTGCTCGGCCTCGAGGTGACGGCGGAGGACCGTCCCAACCTGCTGGTGGACATCACCGGCAAGATCGCGAAGACCAAGACCAACATCAAGAGCGGCAGCTTCGACCGCGACGAGCGCGACATGCTCAACCACTTCCACTTCACGCTCGAGGTGAAGGACACCGAGCAGCTCGAGGAGATCGTCCGGCAGATCAAGTCCGTGCGCGGGGTGCAGGATGTGTATCGCCGCTGAGGAGCGCCGATGCGCGTGGTGATCCAGCGCGTGAGCCGCGCCGCCGTGCGCGTGGATGGCGAGACCGTGGGCGAGATCGGCCGCGGCCTGCTGGCGCTCTGCGCGTTTCGCGAAGCCGACAGTGCTGCGTGCGTGCAGTGGATGGCCGCCAAGCTCGCCGACCTGCGCATCTTTCCCGACGACGAGGGCAAGATGAACCGCTCCCTGCGCGAGAACGGCGGCGCCGTCCTGGCCGTCAGCCAGTTCACGCTCTACGGCGACGCGCGCAAGGGCCGCCGTCCCAGCTTCGTGGACTCCGCGCCCGCCGAACTGGCCGAGGGCCTCTACCTCGCCTTCCTCGACGCGCTCCGCGCCGAGGGCCTGCCGGTGGCCGCGGGCGTCTTCCAGGCCATGATGGCCGTGGAACTCGTGAACGACGGCCCCGTGACCCTGATCCTCGATCGCGATGCCGCGCCGCCCCCGGGGGCGACGCCGTGAATCCCTTCGTCCCCGCCTCGCTCCAGCAGGACCTGATCCTCGCCTCGGCCAGCCCGCGCCGCCGCGCGCTGCTCGAGGGCCTGGGCTTCGCGTTCGCCGTCGAGCCCAGCGACTACC is from Candidatus Latescibacterota bacterium and encodes:
- a CDS encoding D-tyrosyl-tRNA(Tyr) deacylase, which encodes MRVVIQRVSRAAVRVDGETVGEIGRGLLALCAFREADSAACVQWMAAKLADLRIFPDDEGKMNRSLRENGGAVLAVSQFTLYGDARKGRRPSFVDSAPAELAEGLYLAFLDALRAEGLPVAAGVFQAMMAVELVNDGPVTLILDRDAAPPPGATP